DNA sequence from the Excalfactoria chinensis isolate bCotChi1 chromosome 2, bCotChi1.hap2, whole genome shotgun sequence genome:
TCGCTACTGTGTAGCCACATCCtgctaaagaacaaaaaaaggtgAATATACATGTAGTATGATGCCCAAAGAAGGGTGCGTATTATCCTTTCTCCAGCCTTTAGTTGCTGAGTATTATTATCTTTCTAGTGCCAAGAAGCTATTTGTAtccaataaatattttttgtcttcCAAAGCACTTTACATCTACTGTCTATACTGTTTTATTCCTTCCCTGTCTAAACTGACCCAGAGAtcctctttcttctgcagaaattGCATATTCCACAATAACTGGATATAACACTACTTGATTGTCACTGTATAACTTGAAAGTTTTCTCACAATCATATTTTCTATGTAACTTTAAGGCTTCAGTTCTACAACTTTCATGTTGATGCTGTAGTTTACAGGTCACTAGCAAGTCATAAAGGACATGAGTTTCAAAAGCAGAATGCAAGAGTGCTCAACAACATGAGGCAGCAGCCACACAGTGAATATAAGAGTGGTTCACTCTgatctgggaaaacaaaacccaaacatgAACTCCTTGGGAGACTGCTGGATTTCTGTATCAAAGACAGTGCTATGCGCCCATTTATGGAGGACTGCCAAGGGGCAGGAAGAAAGACTAGGCTTGCAGACATTTTTCTTGACTACAAACATAGTTGTAATCACCTGTAAAGTAATGCTACTTAAATGCTGTTTCCAGAGATAGACATTAGCATCCTATTTATCCTGTATGCAAAGCATTATTCTCTTCATATTCCTTTATGGTTTATCTACTTCATAATCTGTCTACAGACCTTACCTTTTCCCACTGAGGCACAGGTAGCAGGTCAGCCTGCTCATTTCTAAACAGATGGCTGTGCACGTTCGTAGGCAGAGGTGTTGAAATCCTGTCATATTGTTTTCAGAACCTTGTATCAGGACAAACAATTAGCTATATCATCAGGATTATTTACATACTGACAGATTTACTGTTTTACATGATGATTACCTTGTCCTTCGataattaattttccttttggttGTACTTCAGTatgaggctttttttcctcctgcaagTGACAGTCTGTCAGTCATTCAGAGCCTTGAAGAAACAAATACTTCTGTGAAATGAATGGCTTGATTTGAGGACGAAACCTATTACAGCGGAAACTGGACAGTTTTAGAGCCATCTgtgtttcagcttctttttcaaGGATGATGGCTCACAGCATTTGTTGGAAAGCCTGTCTCTCCTTCATGGCTCAGGAATACATGACATTCTGATACATGCTGAGGCCAAACAGCAAGGACAAGAGCTGAATTTCTGAGCCTTGATTTAACAGCTGCCTAGCCATCTCTGCTGTAAGTGCCACCAGCTTGAAACAGGTATGTCACCCGGCAGTACAAAGACTGCTactgtgttttttctgtgtttcaataGCTTGTCTAGTTACATGTCATCTGTCTTCTTGGGTCCATTCTGTCACTATCTGTCCCATCACTGTCTCCTCTGTGACCATTTGCCTCACAGATTAATTTGAAGAATTGTCTTGCTAAGTTTTTCCAACAATCAGTTTGATATTTCAGAATGCCTTTGAGACACTGTTATAAGTATAAAAGCTATAGGGAGGGGAGCGGGAGTGAGGgaatagttcagttggaaggaacATTCAGAGATCATTTAGCCCAACTGCCTGAACATTCCAGGGCTCACCAGAAGTCAAAGCATGTTACTGGAgggcattgtccaaatgcttcttatAAACTGAAAGGCATAGGGCATCAACCATCTCTCTAAGAAGTCTGTTCCAATGTTTCACCACTCTCAACAGTGAAAAAAGGCAttgtgctttgtgcttttccCATGTGTCCTGTCATTGGTGACCAGGAACTAGAGCCTGGCACctcattttttgctttcaaggaccttaaaattcattttacattGTGGAGCATAGATCTGCACAGAATCACCTCCTTTGACCAGCTGGCTATGCTGTGTTCAGTGCACCCCAAAATGCAGTTTGCCCTCTTGTCCGTCAACGCATACCGCTGGCTCATGCTGTCACCAGCACCCCCAAGGCCTTTCCTCCTGAGATGCTCTCCAGCcattcttctcccagtctgtacctGCATCCATCCCAGCTGCAGATCTTGGCATTTTACTTTGCTGAAATTCATGCTACTGATCATACCCAATCCTCCAGTcttatctagatccctctgcAAACCCTCTGGATCCCTCCAGAGTCAACAACACCTCCAAGTTCAGTATCATCAACAAACCTGCTAACCTGCATTGAGCTTCTGCATCCAGATCATtgataaaaaacattaaatagaACTGGCCCCAGAACCAAACTTTGGAGAATGCTGTTACTGACCAGCTGCTGGTCTAATGTAGCCCCATTCACATGTAGGACACTTTAAGCTCTGTTGTTCAGCCAGATCATCACCCAGTGTAGTTTGAACCTGTTTATCACACCGTCCAAAAGGATGCCATGACAGACAGTCTCAAAGGCCTTAGTTCCAGAAAGAATATGTGCAGTGCCTCTCCTTCACCCATCAAAGGGTTAGAGGACTTTTCCACATTGGCTATGTCTTTGTTCTTCAAGTGCCTTTCAGTATCCCCAGGACAGCCTTCTCCATAACATTTCCAGGGACCAAAATACTATGTCTGTAGGTTACTGGATCTTCTCTCATGCCCTTATAATTTCTCATCTGTCACACCCAGAGCAGAATTAGagagaaacatttcaaatgtgACATCAGGAATCCTGTATAGCTTAGTTTAGACTTCTGGTGAACAATCTCTTGTAGCTCTATTTACAGCTACAGCTGAGCTGCCTTTTCTAAAATGGTTTGCAGCTTCTTCATGCTTGTACTAAACTACAGAACAGCACTTGCACAGTGACATACATATCTCTGTGTAGGAAGTTGATGTCAGACAACTATTGTTTAAAACTCCACCGCTCACATATTCTGTGGTAATTTGACTAAAGTTACAAGGAGAACCCTAATTAGTAGAGCGATATTATTAGATAAGCAGATGGAAATTGTCATGAATGATTAAAAGTCTATAGAATACAAATTTCTCTCCACTGCActtaaaaagaagcaagatgCTAGCTACATTATTCAGTTTATCAGTGAATGGAGAATGGAAGCTATGTAGTAGAAATGGGAGGTTTACATCATATGTGGGCTCAACATGCCTACAGGAATTGGTTATAAAGATTTAGGTGTcctgaatgctttgtttttcaattgATGTTCAGTAAAAACCAAGATGTCTGAAAGACTCCTGTTGTGAAAGAGCCTGCAAAAAACCAAATACTAACAGTTATAATAATGGCAGTGTTGCACCTATGACACTAGTACTGCAGTTGCCAAAAAGAGCAGCAATGTAGGtacaatcacagaatatcccaagttggaaggaacccattAGGCTCACTGGGTCCAAGTCCTGcttccacacaggaccacctaAAAATGACACCATATGTCTGAGGGCAGCGTCCAAAAGCTACTTGAACTCCACCAGGCTAGTACCGTggccactgccctgggcagcctgtgtcagggCACAAAGTGAAGCAAGTCACATATCCCTAGGCAgtacaggaggaaagagaacagTTGCATGCAtgtattaatataaaataagcaaaacatGAATATTGAAACTAGGAGCCAGGTGTTACTGGGGCAATTTTAGAGCTAACCTGTTAATAGAGGTTGTACCTGGGAGTTGCTCACTTACAGTGCCCAAAACATGAGCATTCAAATCAAACTGCCTGAAAGGGCTAGAAAACATGCCCACCTCGGCACTGAGCAATAGAAGACACCCCAGGTTCCTCAAGATGCAGATGCCTCATTCTGTGGGACATACCATGTTTTGGTGTGCTTGTTATTCAGTCTATCCAAGCATGAAAATTGCCCCACAGAAAGGAATTTTTGACAAAGGgacataaacaaacaagcaatcaACTCTTTTGGTCcagttttgttctcattttcttccccagCCTCCAGAGACAGGAATGAGTCAGGAGCTATAAGAAGGAAGGTGTCAGAGGCCACACTGGGCTGGGCACAGGTGAGGGAAGGTAGCTCTGAGGCTGCTGTTTAAAGCCGTGCTAAAACCTCGCACATCACGCTCGTGAATGTTACATATCCAAGTTTAATACGTGACCAGGTCTTCCCCGGGCCGAGGCGAGGGCTTTGCCTAGTCAAATCGCCTCACCCACGAGGGTGCTGGGCCTGGTGCTTCCCCCCTCGCCGACTCGTTCCGCGGCGCCGTGAGACGGCAGAGCGTTACCGGGTAACGGTAACATGGCGTCCTCCGCCACAGCGGCTGCAGGGGAGCAAGAAGGGGACGTGGAGGAAGACGGCAGCGGGCTGGGAAGGAAGCGCCCACCTCCCGTCTCCTCTCTGTCTGCCTTCAGCTACATCCCACCCCGGCGGGAATGCCCGGCGGAGTTGAGCTACTTCTACCGGGTGGCCCAGGTGAGGGACAGCTGGGCAGGGCAAGCGGCAGGCTCCTGGATCGAGAGTAAAGCGCTCTGTGGGTGGGAAAGAGGTTTTGTGGCCGGAAAGCGTTTCCAGGGTGTGAATTACAGGCTGAGGGGGAAAAGATATTAAGGGAAAGTATCACTGGATAGTGGCAGAAGGCAGATAAATGATTGCCCAGTGGCTGCACAGTGATTAACAATACAAGCCCAATTGTTGAGActggaggagactcaggggagacctaaTCATTCTCTATGACTCCCTTGAAAGGAGCTTGTGACCAAGAGGGGGTcgacctcttctcccaggtaacagtgatagaacaagagggaatggcttcaagttatgccagaggaggttcaagTTGGCtattaggaataatttcttctcagaaagagtggtgaggcagaggtacagactgcccagggaggtggtggagtcacgGTCAAGAGCCATgttgatgtggcactgaaggacatggatGGTGGGGATGAGCTGATGGTGGTTCTGGGTGATCTTATTTTCCAAtcctaatgattctatgattctgtgacgCTTTTTGCCAGCACTGTTTGTGTGCCATTGTTGAAAGACAGGATTTGCCATTTTAGAGTCAATCCTGTGGATTTCAGCATTACTTTGGGAATGTGCTCAGGGCCAAATGTTAAGAAGCACAGGTGGCGATGTGCATAACACAGTGTGGTAGGCAGATGACAACATGAGTAGGGTTGGGGAAGGTTGAAGGTCTTGGCTGATGCACTTGGGGTTGATGGAACTGGCAGGGAGAATGGCTATCCAGGCTGTGTGGAATTAGCAACCATATGCTGGTATTTCTGTTTACAATACAAAATTTGCTTTCACAGTCCCAGtgatttgattaaaaaatgaaaaagacctGTATGTCAGAGgctgaagcagagagaaatagagaaagaTGTTTTAGCATGTGTCCCAAAGCCAGAAATTTCCACTTCTTAATCCTTTGGCTGACAACTACTCCCTGTACTACTTTACATAAGTTATCATACCCAGTTTATGtcctgcttcctcttctgtgACATGGAGAAAgcttttatctatttttttgtgtggttGGAATATTAATGTATATTTGCAAAGTGCTTAGCCTCAGAAGCAATACATGGAGGATGCCCCATCACTATGGTCTAGTAAATCTGCatttaataacagaaatagCAGCAAAGAGTTATCGGGATTTGTAGCACAGAATTGTCTCTGTACAGAAGAACTTTAACAGATCACCTGGGACAAGCACTAATTCTTAACAGGTTGGCTACCTGTCTGCAAGTTTCAGAAAAATGATCTGCTCTGACACAAGTAACAAGTAATAAACAAATAATGCCACATGAAGGAGAACAAAGAGCAAGTAATATTCCCACTAGTGAGCACAAATTATATGCCTACCAAAATTCTAAACAAAACTGACAGCATGGAGAGGACAATCAAGGAAGCATGGAAATAATGGAGGTAGAAATTAGATGCAATATGCTCTTGAACATGCCTGAAATTTTGTGAGGCTTGATGATTTCTGAGGAATGAAGGGATGTGATGTATAGGTTGAAAATCAAACCACCTCTCCTCTTGGCAGGACCAAGAAGTAGAGCTATGCTTCCAAAAGAAACCTGTGATTGTGGTGATACATTGCTAACATTCTTACCTGAGATTTCCTTCTGAGAGAACCATGATAGCCTTCTTGACCTGCCCTGACTTGGATGTTTTTGGAGGACAGTAACGGTGCCACTCAAAGGATATGAATTCTCCAAAGGCTAAATTAAGCACACTGTAAAATtagagattttaaaatgcacaatTTTTTGAGTTTATAGGAAGTCATGCATAAAACCAGCAATGCATTGACTTGTTTGCCAGAATACAAACTTTTTAATGAACAGCATAAACAACTGACAGCGTATTACAACAGGGGATTTTGTCCTTTCCTTGAGAAtgttttttgtatttgaaatttCTCCACtgataaatttatttatttttttaattgaatttcaCTAACACATTTTTTAGCAGATCAAATCTTTTGTGTTATTCAGCTGCAACTCTGTCAACAGATATCATAAATGCAGTAATATTCTAGGTTGtggtttgctttattttcatgtgtgGCCGATCACAGGATTATACCACTGTGGCAGGTTTCTGAACTCTTCTCAGTTCTGCtttaattagaaattaaatGGTGGTTCCACTACGGGACAccttcacatttttcattccAAATGAATTTTCTATCCAAAAGTTTCAACAGATTGCAGGGAAAAATTGAAGTAATTTGCCACGAGGGAAATTTCAAAGATGAATggattgaaaataaaaaatcacgTATCAGTCAGTTTTTTTTATTGCAAGTTATTTCAGAAGAATGACCCAACCTTGCTAATGGTAGCTCAGATGTATTACAGTTGTCATACTCTAATGTTATGCGTCCACTGATTTATTATTGAATCCTCTGTATACATTCTGTATCCTATGAATTTAAACAGGACTGTTAtttagccatttttttttttctcctcttctaaAGACAGGAGGGGTTTCTACTTACGATTCCATTTTTAAGAGACCAGAGGGTTACAATGAAAAACTTCACCGATGTGACAGAGAACATTCAAGGAGTCGTGGTCTTCACGTTAATGATGAGGTAATCCTCTGataatttcaaaattatttttattagaggTACTTTATACATTTTGACATGGCTGGAGATAAGCGAAGGCACCTGAGCTAGCTCTTGCTCTTTGTGTCCTGTAGGTTTCCAGATCGCAAGCCTTATTTAAGTTAAAGAGTAGGGGAAATATGTGCACAGAGAGCCAAACCCTCTGTTACAGAGTTTCAGGATTACCTCTGATTAGTCTCTGCCTCTTCTGAGTTTGCAGTTCTGGTTGTCCTGCAGCTACTTTTACAATGCTGAAAACTCTTCTACCTGAGAGGGATGGAGCTAGGGGCTGCACCTCAACCCCATACTGATATCCTCATTCCCTGCACCTTACTGTGTGAATCCGTGTTTTCTGAGTCATCCCAAGACTCTAAAACTGGTGTGCTTGTTGATCACATTTACACCAGGTTGCTCTGCAGGAAGGGAATTCCTAGGGAGCTCATGCAAAGGACAGATCAGACAACCACAGACATGCCTGGAGAAGGCTAACTGAAGCAAAAGTGTTCAAGGACAGAAGAATTTGGGTTTAGTGTGTAGCCTGATAAGTAAGGAAGTATGCAACCATACTTTTAAATAGATGCCTTGAAAATAGGAATActataatatatatacttaGATATAAAGATATACCTTTTCCTTGCAGCATATGAatgatacatatatatgcacacatacagaTGCAGAGGatgtcaaaaaaaataaaaataaaaaaagatgaagcaCAACCTCTGTGTGCTAATGGCCTATAAACTGCAGTGGATTAATAAGATGGAAAGATGACGACGATAGGCTAAGAATTGTTTCCTCTGTTAGGTATGATAGACatagaagaagagagagaaaaatatgaaattactGTAATTGCTGTGAAGTAAAACTGTTGAGATTTTGGGACAAAGCTTGTAATTCCTCTCACAGCCCTTTATGCCAGACATTTCACTGCACAGTCATAATCCCCTTCAGTTCTATCAGACAGTGCAAAAAGTAATAGGTACTCTAAAAGGAGTCATGAAAGTGCCCCTTAATATTATCTGCTCCTGCCTAATAACTCACCTGCAAATCTGCAGGAGGTCAAAAGCCATGTCAACAGTCAATCTAGTGAAAAATGAGCCAATCGCTCCACCTCCTAGCCAGTATCAAACCCAATATCCAAGTGTGATGTTTATGTAGAAACAGTTTTATTAACAAAGCTTTAAAGTTTCTTACTCAGATTTTGCTTCCCTTCAGTACAAGAAGTAGTCACCTTTAAAAGATTACCTGCTAAAGCAAGTGCTTATAGGCCAGAATGCATAGTAGTTCTGCTGGTCAGAGCACACAAGTGACTGCCTGGGAACTGTTCTAAGCAGGTGTCCCTTAATCCAGTCCTTTAATTAGCATGGAGGCACATCAAAGCCACAGCTGTTAAAGGATGCAATATGATCCTTATGCATGGGATGACACCCAACACTGGATTTACCCATAACTAAATGTAGGTCACGTactcagctcctgctccttAGTTACCTCAGTGGCTCTCACAGACCTTGTATAATACCAACTATTTTATGAAACATAATAagtaaaaatgctgaaattgaCATTTTTCTAATACAACACTGGAAGGAGGCAGGTGGGATTCTTTACAGTacacttctttctttgaagtggaaaaaaacccaaatcacTACAAGCaagcctttcctttcctgcagagcGTGGGCACACCCTGGGAATCCAACAGTACAATCATAGATAGCTCAGTTTAGCTGCATATAATGCAGTGACTAGAGCAAGAGTGTTTGCACATGGCTGCTATTGCTGATTTCAAGTGTTAACAGTGATAGAATTACATGCTGTGAAGGCATATAATGAGATACTTTCCAGTCAACTGTGGAAAATTTGATATCTGTTGAATGCAGAACCTTAAAAATCATGGAATACTGGTGCATAGTCAGTGCTGTGCTACCAAGGATGCTGAAAATTGAATCTTacttatttaaaggaaaaatgaactaCCTACAGTCACATATTGCTACTTGCCATTGGCAAGCGAAATCTTTTTTGGCTAGCAAAGACTATTTTGATGTTACAAAGACTGTCTCATCTCTGTGTCTGGTGTGATcgtggagcagatcctcctggaaatTATTCTACGTTACATGGAAAACATGAAGCTGATTGGTGACAGCCATCATGGCTTCACTAAGGGGCAAATCATGCCTGCCAAGTTTGGTGGCCTTCTACAGCAGGGTTGCAACACTGGTGGATAAGGGAaaagcaactgatgtcatctacgTGGACTTGTATAAAGCATTTGATACCAACTTGCACAACATCCTTGACTCTAAAACTGGAGAGTTCTAGGTTTGACCCATAAACCATTtgatggataaggaattggctggatggctgCAGGGAGTTGTGGTGAACAACATGATGTCAGTTAACAAGTAACCAGTAGCAAGTGATGCTCCTTAGAGTCAGTATTGGGATAGACACTATTTAGCATCTTTGTCGGTTGCATGGAGAACACAACTGAGGGCACCCTCAGTAGATTTTCTGATTATGGTGGAGGGAAGAagtgccatccagagggacctgggcagaCTTGAGAAGTAAGCCTGTGCAAACCTTGTGAAGTtgaacaaggccaagtgcaaggtcctgcacctgagTTGCGgaaatcccaagcacagatacagagTATCTGTGCCAGAGAACTGGCACAACTTGCAGTGCGGCTGCccccctgccctgtgccatcaTGGTGGTGGCCCTGACCTGCTGAACAGCCTGGCCTGGTCTTGGATGTGCAGCCATCTCTTAGCACCAACTGGACACTGGTGAGCTGTTATTTCTATCAAGGATGAAACTCAGGGCACAGGATACAGCGCAAATCACTTTATGGATTTTGATACATTGGCTAAATGAGTACAGTGAATAGCTGGGTCCTGCGCTGGATAAACAACTGGCTGGATGGCCTGGCCCAGAAAGTGGTGGTGAATGAAGCTAAATCCAGCTGGTAACTGGCGATAAGTGGTGTACCCCAGGAGGTGATGATGGGGTCTGTCttgttcagtatctttattgatgctaggaaattctttactcagagagcagtgaggcagtggcacaggctgcccggagGAGCTGTGAATGTCCCATCCATGGAtgtgttgaaggccaggttggatggagctctgGACAACTGGGTCAAATGAAAGTTGTCTTGCCATGGCAGTGAGGCTcaaactagatggtctttaagatcccttccaacccaaactcttctatgattctgtgaaaggttCTGTAATTTCTTCAATGTTTATCCACAGGTGAGAAGAGGGGGACAAAATGGTCCgatgtttcttttcctgacaTTCTTCTCAATTGTTGATTTTTGTCCTGGTGGGTTTCAAAGTTGGTGAACTGAATGGCATTTAATGGCGTTGTGCAAGATAAGCAGATGAGCTGGCAGGAGGGTTGAAGGAAGAATAGTTgtttgttctattttatttgggaaataaaaggggggggggggggggggggggaagggggaggtggCGAAGTTGTAGAGGGGAACAGTGCTTACTACAGCATCTTTCCAACAATCCCAGATTTAGATTTGTCCATCTTTCAGGATATGTTACACCTGACTGCCCTGCTGTGAGGCTATTTGGACCTCTGCTTCATCTTGCATTCTCACAGGAGGTGTGGTGGTGGTTCATGTGTCTCAGAGGTTCTATCATAAATTTTAATGACTCAGACTTGTGTTGTAGCAAAGATCTCATTTACTTGCACCTCAACTGTAGTGTGGGGTCTCTATTTTTGGTTCTCCTTGTAGATGTTATTTATGTTATAGTAGTAGGCAAATACGTTGGAGACCAAGGCTTATTGTGTTAGCCAGTGTGCAAACATACAAGCAGCCTGATAAATCTGAGACCTTTGgcaagggaaagcaaaacaaacaaatcctgcctgcctttctcttctgacTCCATAGCTCCCtgttgctgcagcacaggaaggaacTGCAGATTGCAGATAATATTTGTATGGTCacttaaaatacagtttattaAGGACGGGCTTAGAATAATCCTGTCTCAGATGGATTATTTTTTACCAATTTCACTTCTTATCATTGCAGAGCAGTTATTTCTATAATCTTAGAGCTACAGACCGTTTTAGTAAAACCTTTCATTGTGCAGAAATCCAGTAGCATATGCTTTATGTCCCTTGGGGAAAAGCTGCATGGGCCAGTTGTTCAGCTTTTATTTAAGCTATTTTGTCTGTGTACAGTGGTTTCACTGAATTGTGCAAACACACTCCTTCAATAAGGTATATAATTCAAACCTTTAGTTTTGTGCAAGTCAGtgtacaagaaaagaaaaaaatgcaatgtgTTATTTCCCAGTAATGCAGTGTTTACTTTGCCAGTAATCACACAGGGTGTGAGGGTGtgtatgttttgtgtgtgtCGGGGTGTGTGTGGGTAgatgggtgtgtgtgtgtttatgtagcTTAGGTGTTGTCGGGGGGCACAATTCCATGTCTTCTCATCATCCAGCAATACTATTAATGTACATAAAAAAACTAGGTTAGGAATGGAACCGTGAGAGTGCGGATCACTACTACATAAATATACCTTTGTATAGCAGATGCTGTACTGTTCCATCTGTTCTCTTGCCCTCAGGCACAGTACATTTAGCAATAGTTAACTGCCAAGTATTCACTCTGTGATATTCTCGTAAGGAGAATGTTACATTTTCACAGGAAACGGCAAGACCTGTCGCTGTTTTGTCATCTTCGGAGTATGGGAGACGCGTAAGTAACCACACAGAGCAGATGAGCCGAAGTCATGCAAGGGTTAATTGTGTGCAGGCAGAATTCTACAGGAAAAATGGCATCACCTGCTTATTGGAAACACCTTCTCCAAGACTGGATCCATGATAAAAGTCTCTCTTAGCTAACATTGCCAGCAATGTTtgtgtgcaaaaaaaaaacctgtcaaAGTGCAAAATAGTGCTTCTGCCGTTTACTTTGTGTTGTCATTAATGAAAATGACTTATATGAAATAACTGCACTTTTCCTCATGCTGATTCAAATGGTTGTTTTCTCCTTCTAGTCTCTTAGAAGTCTCATGTAGGACATCCACAAAAGCTGAACATTTTAAGAAGCAACACTGGAAATTAAATCTGTTCTGTCAACAGCCGTCTGTGCTATTTCAGGCAGTAACTCGACATAATTGTTCACTGACTTAACATTAAATTTGCCCCTCAGGATATCAGTGGTCACTGATTTCTTAATActtacagttctttttttctgcagaacagTAATTCAATCAGTAATTCAACCTAGATTTTCCAAAAAGGATGAGAAAGTAAAAGAAGATCTGATTTCTAGAAGTAATGAGGAATTTCACTAGGGTTCAAGTGGTAGCCAAGTTAAAGGGAACTCATCAGTGCTTAGTATGtaaaaagacaataaaatttgcatttaaataattttaggCATCCATTTTGCTGacatcagttaaaaaaaatgctgtcGGGGGATTGATCTGtcacaaaaaaaatcacttttgatTCCTTAGCCAGTGCTCTACTACTAAGAAAGTAATAACTAGTTAGTTTGGtataaagcataaaaaaaaacccacaccacaAGTCACTTTAAAAGTATGTCTAGAGATAAATGTCTACAGCCACTTAAACACCTGCTTCCTTCTATTCTCATTGAATCTCATAGTGGAGTTTTAAGatgttttcaggaaaagaaagatccGCAGGTTGTGCATCCTTGTGGTTCTGCAGTGCCATTGATCCTGTTGTTGTTTAAAGCTGAAGCAATATTGATACTGTTCAATATTGAAAACTAAGCCAGACTGATCATGCTTGTTTAAGAGGGACTGAAGTCCACAGCATTGACTGATGCTTTACTTCTTTCAAATACCAAAATAGGAAATAAGTctgctaggaaaaaaacaatacaaataatacaaataacTACTTCCTCTAGGGCCTGGATATGCAGTGAACCAGGCAATCAATAGAGCATTTGGTATGATGTGAAGAGCTGAGTATACAGAGCAGTCCATTTTTAGAGGTGTT
Encoded proteins:
- the CFAP90 gene encoding cilia- and flagella-associated protein 90, whose translation is MASSATAAAGEQEGDVEEDGSGLGRKRPPPVSSLSAFSYIPPRRECPAELSYFYRVAQTGGVSTYDSIFKRPEGYNEKLHRCDREHSRSRGLHVNDEETARPVAVLSSSEYGRRVSNHTEQMSRSHARVNCVQAEFYRKNGITCLLETPSPRLDP